Proteins from a single region of Azospira inquinata:
- the acpA gene encoding acid phosphatase, producing MKSPFLLPPLAALMALLGAPAQAASANGLEKIHTLVVIYGENRSFDNLYGLFPGADGIPGVNPSSSQRQAVPQKDFDGSVLPALPPTWGGFTAAGQAVTLPQAQTAGWPNQPFAIDDPKGVAGTGVVVNGQVTTRDLVHRFYNNQMQIGDGANDRFAAYSDAGGLTMGYYDGSAMALWKLARHYVLADHFFMGTFGGSFLNHQYLVCACAPEYVHADQSPAKGLISAIDQDDQGHFLRLTPGTGNPASVLEGKPVYQKDGALTPADKEGRFYAVNTMQPPYQPSGNPPAGDSRYADLAKASTLPPLTQQTTIGDILDAKGVSWAWYAGAWDQASRDRAAIYNDKIPNFQAHHQPFNYYAKFDPVTRAAYRAAHLKDGDRLLADAKAGKLPAVTFYKPQGNLNQHPGYANVADGDAHVAAVIARLRKSPQWKHMLIVVTYDENGGFYDHLPVPKGDRWGPGSRIPAILISPYTKRQQGQGVVDHTPYDTGSILRFITRRYDLPALPGLTERDQALAAHHEAPLGDLSQALDLTAPPHD from the coding sequence ATGAAATCTCCCTTTCTGCTGCCGCCCCTGGCGGCGCTTATGGCTCTGCTGGGGGCCCCGGCCCAGGCGGCGTCCGCCAATGGCCTGGAAAAAATTCATACCCTGGTGGTGATTTATGGGGAAAACCGCAGCTTCGATAATCTCTACGGCCTTTTTCCCGGGGCTGACGGCATTCCCGGGGTGAACCCCAGCTCCTCCCAGCGCCAGGCCGTGCCCCAGAAGGATTTTGACGGCTCCGTATTGCCTGCCCTGCCGCCCACCTGGGGCGGTTTCACCGCAGCGGGCCAGGCCGTGACCCTGCCCCAGGCCCAGACCGCCGGTTGGCCGAACCAGCCCTTTGCCATTGATGATCCCAAGGGGGTGGCTGGCACCGGGGTGGTGGTGAATGGCCAGGTGACTACCCGGGATCTGGTGCATCGCTTCTACAACAACCAGATGCAGATCGGCGATGGCGCCAATGACCGCTTCGCCGCCTACTCGGACGCCGGGGGCCTGACCATGGGCTATTACGACGGCAGCGCCATGGCCCTGTGGAAGCTGGCCCGGCACTATGTGCTGGCGGACCACTTTTTCATGGGCACCTTTGGCGGTTCCTTCCTCAATCACCAGTATCTGGTCTGCGCCTGCGCTCCTGAATATGTCCATGCGGACCAGTCCCCGGCCAAGGGCCTGATTTCCGCCATTGACCAGGACGACCAGGGCCATTTCCTGCGCCTCACCCCGGGCACGGGCAATCCGGCCTCCGTGCTGGAAGGCAAGCCGGTGTACCAGAAGGATGGGGCCCTCACCCCGGCGGACAAGGAAGGGCGCTTCTATGCGGTGAATACCATGCAGCCGCCCTACCAGCCCAGCGGCAATCCCCCCGCCGGGGACAGCCGCTATGCCGATCTGGCCAAGGCCTCCACCCTGCCGCCCCTTACCCAGCAGACCACCATTGGGGACATTCTGGACGCCAAGGGGGTGAGCTGGGCCTGGTACGCAGGGGCCTGGGACCAGGCTAGTCGGGACCGGGCGGCCATCTACAACGACAAAATTCCCAACTTCCAGGCCCACCACCAGCCCTTTAACTACTACGCCAAGTTTGACCCGGTGACCCGGGCGGCTTACCGGGCCGCCCACCTCAAAGACGGGGATCGGCTCCTGGCGGACGCCAAGGCGGGCAAACTGCCCGCCGTCACCTTCTATAAGCCCCAGGGCAATCTGAACCAGCATCCGGGCTACGCCAATGTGGCGGACGGGGATGCCCATGTGGCGGCGGTGATCGCCCGGCTGCGCAAGAGCCCCCAGTGGAAGCACATGCTCATTGTGGTGACCTACGACGAAAACGGCGGCTTCTATGACCACCTGCCCGTGCCCAAGGGGGATCGGTGGGGCCCGGGCAGCCGCATTCCAGCCATTCTCATTTCCCCCTATACCAAGCGCCAGCAGGGCCAGGGCGTGGTGGATCACACCCCCTACGACACTGGCTCCATCCTGCGCTTCATCACCCGCCGCTACGATCTGCCCGCCCTGCCGGGGCTGACGGAGCGGGATCAGGCCCTGGCCGCCCATCACGAAGCCCCCCTGGGGGATTTGAGCCAGGCCCTGGACCTGACCGCCCCGCCCCACGATTAA
- a CDS encoding lipase family protein, protein MSTTTVPCRLLCASRMAYMISDNDQPVPGCPPYDGAAGFKEAPVGFVAGPLGINAAMVGTSADGVVLTFRGTLPPDSPNHEQTILDWLNDADAVLISVPGIQGKVHQGFWNALDSLWPALEAEVRQQMEASPKASLVITGHSKGGAMADLAAARFAQAGVGSTVYTYAAAHPGNQEFAGYYATLAGIQSSYRYEYADDIVPHLPPSLVLRQALKDVPGFEKFHAELATRDQVDIDYAPVGTLRFINWEGVVVKDTPLLPLERAYHLVDLILHRQFEQIVRDHSIDCGGGYATAICPTGVCG, encoded by the coding sequence ATGTCCACCACCACCGTGCCTTGTCGTTTGCTCTGCGCCAGCCGCATGGCCTACATGATCAGCGACAACGATCAACCGGTTCCCGGGTGCCCCCCCTACGACGGGGCGGCGGGATTCAAGGAAGCTCCCGTGGGATTTGTGGCTGGTCCCCTGGGCATTAACGCCGCCATGGTGGGCACCTCCGCCGATGGGGTGGTGCTTACCTTCCGGGGCACCCTGCCACCGGATAGCCCCAATCACGAGCAAACCATTCTGGACTGGCTCAACGATGCGGACGCGGTGCTGATTTCCGTGCCCGGCATCCAGGGCAAGGTCCATCAAGGCTTCTGGAATGCCCTGGATTCCCTGTGGCCTGCTCTGGAGGCGGAGGTGCGCCAGCAGATGGAAGCCAGCCCGAAAGCCTCCCTGGTCATCACCGGCCACAGCAAGGGCGGGGCCATGGCCGATCTGGCCGCCGCCCGTTTTGCCCAGGCCGGGGTAGGCAGCACCGTTTATACCTACGCTGCCGCCCACCCGGGCAATCAGGAGTTTGCCGGTTACTACGCCACCCTGGCTGGCATTCAAAGCTCCTACCGCTACGAATACGCGGATGACATCGTGCCCCATCTGCCCCCCAGCCTGGTTTTGCGCCAAGCGCTGAAGGACGTGCCGGGCTTTGAAAAATTCCACGCCGAGCTGGCGACCCGGGATCAGGTGGATATTGACTACGCCCCCGTGGGTACCCTGCGCTTTATCAACTGGGAGGGGGTGGTGGTGAAAGATACCCCCCTGCTGCCCCTGGAACGGGCCTATCACCTGGTGGATTTGATTCTGCACCGGCAGTTCGAGCAAATAGTGCGGGACCATTCCATCGACTGCGGCGGGGGCTACGCCACCGCCATCTGCCCCACCGGCGTATGCGGGTAG
- a CDS encoding TonB-dependent receptor has protein sequence MAGWLAGLLLGLGARGAVAANSGSGAAPGAGEEAAVTLGEVVVSGAAGGSLPTRSILSSVNILGADQIENQNIKSPWQLFYLMPGVMLTQYNMGTTSGKLSFRGFNGEGEVNAVKLLIDGIPSNSNDGNMPYLDLLFPLEIQSVELVKGTNDPRYGLHNIAGNANLTTDTGGNYTKSRVALGSFDSREVQLGRGVEGDGLSQNYFFGYQSANGWRAHDDSERYALSGKWFVTPNGGRTNLGLTFRAAKQKADEPGYLSQAQSDANPRMSPANNRTDGGERTMEQMSLQGDHQFNDRWFGALKAYVNHIDDRRWLDYGQGTTPQERAIQELHQGFIATLTWRPEVHRLYDLAIEGGVDGEWQQNQSQRYNINQRVRLAQTRDQRFDFNVAGAYLQAVIRPTEKLKIVPASRVDKFNGNFTDRLTGNSYGMNDYGWIHQPKLSAMYTLVPGYSLYGNYGRTFQVGVGSGAYRLSQTGSQSPSLNDGWEVGLKMQPAAGTEARVALWQQVASDELRRMLYGAANDMEAVGKTRRQGMDWELSTQATEATRLWAFYSYQNSKILKAGAQEPGAQGQEIDHVPHYIVSAGVEHRLNADLRLTASLNAQGSSYLERTNTTAKYGAYTLVNVAANYRLDNHTSLDFQVQNLFDRRYEYVWYMSGETFHAPADGRAMFVALNLRY, from the coding sequence ATGGCGGGGTGGCTGGCGGGACTGTTGCTGGGCTTGGGGGCACGGGGGGCGGTAGCCGCCAATTCGGGCTCCGGGGCGGCCCCGGGGGCCGGGGAAGAGGCGGCGGTCACCCTGGGGGAGGTGGTGGTTAGCGGAGCGGCGGGGGGCAGCCTGCCCACCCGGAGCATTCTCTCCTCAGTGAATATTCTGGGGGCCGACCAGATCGAAAATCAGAACATCAAATCCCCCTGGCAACTTTTCTACCTCATGCCCGGGGTCATGCTGACCCAGTACAACATGGGCACCACCTCGGGCAAGCTTTCCTTTCGCGGTTTCAACGGGGAAGGGGAGGTGAATGCGGTGAAGCTGCTCATCGACGGCATTCCCAGCAACAGCAACGACGGCAACATGCCCTACCTGGATCTCCTGTTTCCCCTGGAAATCCAGTCCGTGGAACTGGTGAAGGGCACCAACGATCCCCGCTACGGCCTGCACAACATCGCCGGTAACGCCAACCTGACCACGGACACGGGGGGCAATTACACCAAGAGTCGGGTGGCTCTGGGCAGCTTTGATAGCCGGGAGGTGCAGCTGGGCCGGGGGGTGGAAGGGGATGGCCTGTCCCAGAATTATTTCTTTGGCTACCAGAGTGCTAACGGCTGGCGCGCCCATGACGATTCGGAGCGCTACGCCCTCTCCGGCAAGTGGTTTGTCACCCCCAACGGGGGCCGTACCAACCTGGGCCTGACCTTCCGGGCCGCCAAACAAAAAGCGGATGAGCCGGGCTATCTGAGCCAGGCCCAGAGCGACGCCAACCCCCGCATGTCCCCGGCCAACAACCGCACGGATGGGGGGGAGCGGACCATGGAGCAGATGAGCCTCCAGGGGGACCACCAGTTCAACGACCGCTGGTTCGGCGCCCTCAAGGCCTACGTCAATCACATCGACGACCGGCGCTGGTTGGATTACGGCCAGGGCACCACGCCCCAGGAACGGGCCATCCAGGAACTGCACCAGGGCTTTATCGCCACCCTGACCTGGCGCCCGGAGGTGCATCGCCTCTACGACCTGGCCATTGAGGGCGGGGTGGATGGGGAATGGCAGCAGAACCAGAGCCAGCGCTACAACATCAACCAGCGGGTGCGCCTGGCCCAGACCCGGGATCAGCGCTTTGACTTCAATGTGGCCGGGGCCTACCTCCAGGCCGTGATTCGCCCCACGGAAAAACTCAAGATCGTGCCCGCCTCCCGGGTGGATAAGTTCAACGGGAATTTCACCGACCGGCTCACCGGCAATAGCTACGGCATGAACGATTACGGCTGGATACACCAGCCCAAGCTGAGCGCCATGTACACCCTGGTGCCGGGCTACAGCCTTTACGGCAACTATGGCCGGACTTTCCAGGTGGGGGTGGGGTCCGGCGCCTACCGCCTGAGCCAGACCGGCTCCCAGAGCCCGTCCCTCAACGACGGCTGGGAAGTGGGCCTGAAGATGCAGCCCGCCGCCGGTACGGAAGCTCGGGTCGCCCTCTGGCAGCAGGTGGCCTCCGACGAGCTGCGGCGCATGCTCTACGGCGCTGCCAACGATATGGAAGCGGTGGGTAAGACCCGGCGCCAGGGCATGGACTGGGAACTGTCCACCCAGGCCACGGAAGCCACCCGCCTGTGGGCCTTCTACTCCTACCAGAATTCCAAGATTCTCAAGGCCGGGGCCCAGGAGCCCGGGGCCCAGGGCCAGGAAATCGACCACGTGCCCCACTACATCGTCTCCGCCGGGGTGGAACATCGGCTCAACGCTGATCTGCGCCTTACCGCTAGCCTCAACGCCCAGGGCAGCTCCTACCTGGAGCGCACCAACACCACGGCCAAATACGGGGCCTACACCCTGGTGAATGTGGCCGCCAATTACCGGCTGGACAACCACACCAGCCTGGATTTTCAGGTGCAGAACCTGTTCGACCGGCGCTATGAATACGTGTGGTACATGAGCGGGGAAACCTTCCACGCCCCGGCGGACGGGCGGGCCATGTTTGTGGCCCTTAACCTACGCTACTGA
- a CDS encoding PepSY-associated TM helix domain-containing protein → MAANKRRLRARWLGLHRWLGLPLGLVFALVGVSGSLLGFYPELDLALNPPPHALLTVGPDYSWQPVADRLRRAYPAYDGPWRIEVPLAPGQPILARYYHPPERPGKSFGPRLVSLDPATLAILQDRYWGDGGLTWVYDLHYTLFLDRSGRQLLAGMAALLLLSLGSGLWLWWPTPGHWRERSRWRIRPGRVRATYDWHVLSGLYSAPLLALLLMTGLVLEIPEPVERLLQIPQPAPPTSSPPAPGQRPITLDQALVVARHTFPGAQSRWLEIPPRAGGLTHITLWQPGEPGRRFPKTQVWLDPQGHLLAQRNPLKEPTAPSLMRWLHPLHNGECLGLPGRLAVTLAGLLPLGLWVSGWRRWRQKRGGKETNKLRASSD, encoded by the coding sequence GTGGCGGCCAATAAACGGCGCCTGCGGGCCCGGTGGCTGGGGCTGCACCGCTGGCTGGGCCTGCCCCTGGGGCTGGTGTTTGCCCTGGTGGGGGTGAGCGGCAGCCTGCTGGGCTTTTACCCGGAGCTGGACCTGGCCCTCAATCCCCCGCCCCACGCCCTCCTAACCGTGGGGCCAGACTACTCCTGGCAACCGGTAGCCGACCGCCTGCGCCGGGCCTACCCGGCCTACGACGGCCCCTGGCGCATCGAGGTGCCCCTGGCCCCCGGGCAGCCCATCCTGGCCCGCTACTACCATCCGCCGGAGCGCCCGGGCAAAAGCTTCGGCCCCCGGCTGGTGAGCCTGGACCCGGCCACCCTGGCCATTCTTCAGGACCGCTATTGGGGCGACGGGGGCCTCACCTGGGTCTATGACCTGCACTACACCCTGTTCCTGGACCGCAGCGGCCGCCAGCTACTGGCGGGCATGGCTGCCTTGCTCCTGCTCTCCCTGGGCTCCGGCCTCTGGCTCTGGTGGCCCACCCCGGGCCATTGGCGGGAACGCAGCCGCTGGCGCATCCGCCCCGGCCGGGTGCGGGCCACCTACGACTGGCATGTGTTGAGCGGCCTCTACAGCGCGCCCCTGCTGGCCCTGCTGCTGATGACCGGCCTAGTGCTGGAAATCCCAGAACCCGTGGAACGTCTGCTCCAAATCCCCCAACCGGCTCCCCCGACCTCGTCTCCCCCGGCTCCTGGCCAACGCCCCATCACCCTGGATCAAGCCCTGGTTGTGGCCCGCCACACCTTTCCCGGAGCCCAATCCCGCTGGCTGGAAATTCCCCCACGGGCTGGCGGCCTCACCCACATCACCCTGTGGCAACCCGGCGAACCGGGCCGCCGCTTCCCCAAAACCCAGGTCTGGCTAGACCCCCAGGGCCACCTCCTGGCCCAACGTAATCCCCTCAAGGAACCCACGGCACCTAGCCTAATGCGCTGGCTCCATCCCCTACACAATGGCGAATGCCTAGGCCTCCCCGGCCGTCTCGCCGTCACCCTAGCGGGGCTATTGCCACTGGGGTTATGGGTGAGCGGATGGAGGCGGTGGCGGCAGAAGCGGGGTGGAAAAGAAACGAACAAACTTAGGGCTAGTAGCGACTAA
- a CDS encoding thymidylate synthase, which yields MVNSNKCYMGYTLYITAPILDDLLRKVFQKLLNKKLLNGRGRVNPTKGPNVERTGVMLNIDKPRARLSRTERKGTLFSCLGEFLWYASGSSSLDFINYYISIYDQFAEEDGSIHGAYGPRIFGEPNGQLERVISGLKANPASRKAVIQIFDAADTEKSYKDVPCTCTMQFFVRSGRLDMVTYMRSNDAFKGLPHDVFAFTMIQELVARSLGVELGTYKHVVGSLHLYDEDRDKAEEFLSEGWQSEVLMPEMPRGDPWPSLRMLLDAESDIRLGKVVGANLQEVDPYWADLIRILQIFNYTKDTQEHAKFALITPLKQRMASNIYSVYIDKREASHLDKMAHHTGPEQLELLSVPVTEEK from the coding sequence ATGGTCAACTCAAATAAATGCTACATGGGATACACGTTGTATATCACTGCACCGATACTGGATGACCTTTTAAGGAAGGTTTTTCAGAAACTGCTAAACAAAAAGCTGCTCAACGGCAGAGGGCGGGTCAATCCCACGAAGGGCCCTAACGTCGAACGAACCGGGGTGATGTTAAATATTGACAAGCCAAGGGCACGTCTTAGCAGAACAGAGCGAAAGGGAACTCTTTTCAGCTGCTTGGGTGAGTTTCTTTGGTATGCCTCGGGTTCATCCAGTTTAGATTTCATCAATTATTACATCTCTATCTACGATCAATTTGCGGAGGAGGATGGAAGTATCCATGGTGCTTACGGACCTCGTATATTCGGGGAACCCAATGGCCAGTTAGAACGAGTAATTTCAGGCCTTAAAGCGAACCCTGCTTCACGAAAAGCCGTAATCCAAATCTTTGATGCAGCAGATACCGAAAAAAGCTACAAAGATGTGCCATGCACATGCACTATGCAGTTCTTCGTTCGATCTGGTCGTTTGGATATGGTGACTTACATGCGCTCAAACGATGCATTTAAGGGCCTCCCACACGACGTATTTGCCTTCACGATGATACAGGAACTCGTTGCACGGTCGCTCGGCGTAGAGTTGGGCACTTACAAACATGTCGTCGGTAGTCTCCATCTTTATGATGAAGATAGAGATAAAGCCGAGGAGTTTCTATCAGAGGGCTGGCAAAGCGAAGTTTTGATGCCAGAAATGCCTCGCGGTGATCCTTGGCCAAGTCTGAGAATGCTACTTGATGCAGAAAGCGATATTCGACTAGGCAAGGTTGTTGGTGCAAACCTTCAGGAAGTTGATCCTTATTGGGCCGATTTAATCCGCATTCTTCAAATTTTCAACTACACAAAAGATACCCAAGAGCACGCGAAGTTTGCATTGATTACCCCGCTAAAACAACGGATGGCATCCAACATCTATTCAGTCTACATAGATAAACGGGAGGCATCACATCTAGATAAGATGGCTCACCACACTGGACCGGAACAACTCGAACTGTTGTCCGTGCCGGTAACGGAGGAAAAATGA
- a CDS encoding alpha-glutamyl/putrescinyl thymine pyrophosphorylase clade 3 protein has protein sequence MRSHDIQFADSLEGALRQYHNTIRPLPGITQASCIQSLIEQVIDSRRRIEFVNKILSLTHSPNRADPLCDLFDPLRAAVLHLRQEEIDEACWLIFLSIHFGKHSRSGWRLVRDVYSKLGEDEPWTWERTSSDPGAFFNWMSQRYQALSGHGRGFGNHRKYESLKPTAKGTGSVIMSYVDWIRPYGSHSALFAHAQDIVGADPKAMFGYLYRTMPVLRFGRTAKFDYLTMLGKMRITPIQPDLAYLTQATGPLRGARLLFGGATNSNILAATLDAWLVELDSYLGLGMQVLEDSLCNWQKSPGNYIRFRG, from the coding sequence TTGAGAAGCCACGATATTCAATTTGCAGACAGCCTAGAAGGTGCACTTAGGCAGTATCATAATACGATTAGGCCACTTCCTGGGATTACCCAAGCATCATGTATTCAATCGTTGATAGAGCAAGTTATTGACAGTCGTCGCCGCATTGAATTCGTCAATAAGATACTGTCGCTAACTCATAGTCCGAATCGCGCAGATCCATTATGCGACCTATTTGACCCTCTTCGAGCAGCCGTATTGCACCTTCGCCAAGAGGAAATTGACGAAGCATGCTGGCTTATTTTTCTATCAATTCACTTCGGAAAACATTCTCGATCTGGGTGGCGCTTAGTCCGTGATGTCTATAGCAAACTCGGTGAAGATGAGCCATGGACTTGGGAGCGCACATCTTCGGATCCGGGCGCCTTCTTTAATTGGATGTCTCAACGCTATCAAGCACTATCAGGGCATGGCAGAGGATTTGGTAATCATCGAAAATACGAAAGTCTGAAGCCAACAGCCAAAGGAACAGGCTCAGTCATAATGAGCTATGTTGATTGGATTCGTCCTTACGGTAGCCACTCTGCACTTTTCGCACACGCTCAGGACATTGTCGGAGCAGACCCCAAAGCAATGTTCGGATATCTGTATCGGACCATGCCGGTACTGCGATTCGGTAGGACAGCAAAATTTGATTACCTAACAATGCTTGGAAAGATGAGAATCACACCGATCCAGCCAGATCTCGCATACCTTACTCAAGCTACAGGGCCATTACGTGGCGCCCGTCTTCTTTTTGGAGGTGCGACAAACTCCAATATTTTGGCAGCCACCCTTGACGCTTGGTTGGTCGAACTGGATTCTTACCTTGGTTTAGGCATGCAGGTTTTGGAGGACTCTCTTTGTAATTGGCAAAAATCGCCTGGAAACTACATTAGATTTCGAGGATAG
- a CDS encoding ImmA/IrrE family metallo-endopeptidase: MLWTEFSFRPRWASPPGATILDILNDRSISFDEFADAIGECGSTATKLLDGRHAIDLILAERLATFFGTSQTFWIAREEQYRQDLDRLYAEEDSLESISGLLKQLPIKDMVEFGWIPHCSKPSDYASEALRFFDLPNIRALQGRFDDLLQKTAFRTSQTFDSQEIATATWLREGEREAKGLNCADWNSEAFRSQLNAVRLLTREKDPQAFLPRLQALCAACGVAVVIVRVPSGCRASGATKFISPEKALLMLSFRYLSDDHFWFTFFHEAAHLLLHSNELIFMEGKGTCFSKEEEEANQFASSFLIPPELESELRSLPKDAKAIIRFARKIGVSPGIIVGQLQFRKILGHSEMARLKNRFSWS; this comes from the coding sequence ATGCTCTGGACTGAATTCAGTTTTCGACCGAGGTGGGCTAGCCCGCCGGGGGCTACGATTCTCGATATACTTAACGATCGATCCATTTCATTCGATGAGTTCGCTGATGCAATTGGAGAATGTGGTTCGACTGCTACCAAGCTACTAGATGGCCGTCATGCTATTGATCTCATCTTGGCTGAACGACTAGCGACATTTTTTGGCACATCCCAAACGTTTTGGATAGCCAGGGAGGAACAGTATCGGCAGGATTTGGATCGCCTATATGCCGAAGAGGATTCGCTCGAATCGATTAGCGGCTTGCTAAAACAGCTTCCGATAAAGGATATGGTCGAGTTTGGCTGGATTCCCCATTGTTCCAAACCATCTGATTACGCGAGCGAAGCGCTACGTTTTTTCGATCTTCCAAATATTCGAGCTTTGCAAGGAAGATTCGACGATCTCCTACAAAAAACGGCTTTTAGGACATCTCAGACCTTTGATTCGCAAGAAATAGCTACCGCTACTTGGCTCCGAGAAGGAGAGCGTGAGGCGAAAGGACTTAATTGCGCAGATTGGAATTCTGAAGCATTCAGATCTCAGCTTAATGCAGTTCGTTTGTTAACGCGGGAGAAAGATCCCCAAGCATTTTTGCCAAGGCTGCAAGCTCTGTGTGCGGCTTGTGGGGTTGCAGTAGTGATCGTTCGAGTTCCGTCAGGCTGTCGTGCTAGCGGTGCAACAAAATTTATTTCTCCTGAAAAAGCTCTACTAATGCTTAGTTTCAGATATCTATCGGACGACCATTTTTGGTTTACCTTCTTTCACGAAGCTGCGCACTTGCTACTCCATAGTAATGAGTTGATTTTTATGGAGGGAAAAGGAACTTGTTTTAGTAAAGAAGAAGAAGAGGCAAACCAATTTGCCTCCTCTTTCCTTATCCCCCCTGAGCTAGAGTCAGAACTGCGCTCTCTACCAAAAGATGCAAAGGCAATTATTCGATTTGCAAGAAAAATTGGGGTGTCCCCTGGAATAATTGTAGGGCAGCTCCAATTCAGAAAAATACTAGGCCATTCTGAAATGGCCCGACTTAAAAATCGCTTTTCCTGGAGTTAG
- a CDS encoding DUF4031 domain-containing protein: MTVYVDNARIEWQGKFWCHLVADSLSELHSFAILLGLRRSWFQRNASYPHYDITVECREKALLLGAFAGTRVQIITCAKKMKSELLQEALAQECQLCLFL; encoded by the coding sequence ATGACAGTCTATGTAGATAATGCACGTATCGAGTGGCAAGGAAAGTTCTGGTGCCACCTTGTAGCAGACTCATTGAGTGAACTGCATTCATTTGCAATTCTCCTGGGGTTACGCCGATCGTGGTTTCAAAGAAATGCGTCATATCCACACTATGACATTACGGTAGAATGTCGGGAGAAAGCACTTCTCTTGGGTGCTTTTGCAGGAACGAGGGTGCAAATTATTACTTGTGCTAAAAAAATGAAATCGGAACTGTTGCAGGAAGCGCTAGCTCAAGAATGTCAACTTTGCTTGTTTTTATAA